GAGATACAGCTCATCACCTCGCGCTGGCCGGGTGTAATCGGTTTTTCGATTACATTTGCTCCACGCACCCACACCACGCCCAATGTAATCGGTTTTTCGATTACATTGGGCCCACGCGCCCCCGCCAAGCCGAATGTGATCGGTTTTTCGATTACATTGGGCCCACGCACCCGCGCCACGCCAAATATGATCGGTTTTTCGATTACATTCCGCCCACGCACCTCCGACACGCCGAATATGTTCGGTTTTCCACATACATTCCGCACAAGCACCTATCCGCCTCAACAGACGCCGTCACACACAAAAACAGAAACAGCCCCGTCCATAAGGCAGGGGCCCTTCCTGTTACAATTCTGCATTTTCGTCTCACGCGAGCCAAGCTCAGGGAATATACAGCACCTGTCCCTCTTCCACGACCTGCCCGGAGAGGCGGTTGTACATCGACAGCTCCCGGGTGCTGAGCTGATATTTCTCGGCGATCGTATCCAGTGTCTCCTCGCGCTGGACGATGCAGAGCCGTACCTTGCGGAACATCTCTGAGCCGCCAAGCCCGCCGATGAACCGGCTTTTCCACTCGGTATCATTGCCAACCTCCGGAGCCTCAGCCGCGGCCTGGGAAGCCGCCTCGTCCGCTTGCAGATTCTCCTGCTCCCTGTTGACCCGGCTGGAGCTGAGCAGCGAGGAGAAGGTCAGCGGCTCCTGCCCGGCAGCGCCGGGGTCCTTCTTGCTGCCAAGCGCAACCTTGAGATCCTGCTTCTCCTCCTGGGGAGGCAAGGCTTCCGATGACAGGAAGACGTCGTTGTCCGCAGCTTCAATCTCTTCCCCGCCCTCCTTCCCGGCCAGCAAGGCAGCAGCGTCACTGGCAGCATTATTGAGAACCGGCTCCGCATCGGGAACGGCATGGAGATTCGCATGACTCCAGTGATCTACCGGGCTGGCGGCAGACTGACCGGCACTGCCTCCTGTGTGATCCGAAGGCGAATCCTTCTGGGCTGCCGCTGCCGGTTTGCTGGTATTCTGGGCAGCTTGCGGGGCCGCATCCAGGCTATGGGTTCTTGCCTTAGGTTCCTTGTCCTTCGGCTGCGCAGTGACCAGGGCTGCCGGCTGGGTGTACACAGCAGTTTCCGGGAATAACGGATTCGCCGCAGCGTCTGCCGCCTCCACCGCTTCGGCTTCAGGCTGTTCTTCCGCAGAGTTTTCCGCCACCCCTTCACCGTAGGTCCAGAGCGAATTCTCATATAAGGAATCCGTCTCTGAGCTGCCGGCCCGGTCCCCGGCCTTAGCCTTGAGATCCTGGGCCTCCGGCGAATAGGCTACCGTGTATTCCTCCTGCTGCCAGGCGGGCTGGGCATCGGCGCTTCCGATTCCGCGCAGCGAGAGCACACCGGTAATATTAACGGTTCGCATCGTAAGCAGGTCAATATCGAAATTCTCGATCTCCACCCCTATGTCATCCAGTGAGCTGACCCGGGTCAGCGGGACCGTAATTTCAACGGGAATCGCATGCTCCAGACGCTGTGTACGATCGTCCTCCCCCCGGTAGAGTCCGGTCAGGAGCAGCTGTCCATGCAATTCGGCCCGGTCCTCCCGCTGGATCACCTGGATGTCGGGAACGAGCTCGACTTCCTCCAGTTCTGCTATTCCCGGAAGCTCTTCCGAAAGGTGAATGCGTTCATAAATATCAAACCGCAAGCCGTGGGACTGGTCAAACACGGGAAATGTCCTCCTTCTTGGCATAATCTATCCCTGAGACAAGCCCAGAGCATAAGCCCAAAATGTTACTCGACTCATGTATATGCTTCAAACAGGAAGGCATGACAACTTTGCCGCTTCTTCCTGCAGGCAGAAGCCTATTCCTGCGGGACGAGAGCGGTGCGCGCATCCGGGACGGAGTAATGCTGCGGCAATCTGCTGCGCATAAGCTCTGCCAGCGGAAGAGCGCCCCCGCTCCCGGCCAGCACATCGGCCGGATGGAAGGCAGCAGGAAGCGGCCCCCCTGTGCCTCCGGGCATACCTGCAAAGCGGACGGGATCGGGAATGCCCTGCTGTCCTGCCTGCTGCTCTATCGCCTTCTGATACACCTTCAGCGTTCCCGAAGCCATATCATCCAGTGACCGGTTATTCACTGCCCACGCTCTGGCCTGACGGCCGGTGCGCTGCCTCAGCTCCCCGTCGCCCAGCAGCTGCTCCAGCTGCCGGGCCAGCGCAGCGGCATCTCCGGGCGGAACGACCCAGCCGGTCTCGCCTTGCCGCACCATCTCCGGCATCCCCGAGGTTCCGGCGACCACCGGCGCGATTCCGGCCAGCTGTGCCTCCGTCACGGAGAACGGCTGCGTATCCTGCAGCGAGGGCTGCACATAGATGTCTGCCGCCTTCAGCGCCGCAGGAATATTATCCAGCTTCCCCGTGAAGTAGACCTGCTCCGAGATGCCCAGACGGCGGGTCTGCTCCAGCAGCTCTTCCAGCAGGCTGCCCATACCGGCTACAGCACAGATCCACCGCTGGCACCGCTTATGCAGCATGCCCAGCGCTTCGATCAGCACATGCACTCCCTTGATATATTCCAGCCGTCCGGCATACATGATGACCGGTATTCCGTCCTGGAATTTGAGCGGCGCAGGCTCCGCCGCTCTGGCCACATATTCCTCCAGATTCACCCCATAGGGCAGGGTATGAATACGGCCAGGGCTGACCCCCAGCTCCCGGGTAAGCTGTCCAATCCACTGCGAAGAGACCAGAATCTGATCGGCTGACCGGGCACCCAGCGTCTCAATCCGGCGGAAATACCTCCAGATGGGCCGCTGCTCATACGCTTCCCGGGTCAGCCCCGGCTCCAGCCCCCTATATTCATAGAATGTCTCCAGGGAGAGCGCTCCGTGGACACTGGTGACCAGCGGAACCGGACGGCGCAGAATCCGGCGCAGCGCATACGAAGCGATCGGGTCCTGGGCATGAATGACGTCATAGTCCTCCAGCCCCAGCACCGCAGCCCCCCCTTCAAATACGTACCGCCCCAGCTCGAAGCTGAAGATCCCGTGCTCCAGGTGCATCGAAGGGAAGCGGATCGCATCGAAATGCGGCAGCAGCAGCGTGTAGAACGCTTTTTTATCAAAAGACTCCGTGCGGTCCAGCAAATAAAGCGTATTGCTCTCTACATGACTTCCCATCATGGTCACGGAATGGCCCTGTGCACCCAGCTTCTCCGCCAGCTGCTTCATATACGTCCAGATCCCGCCCAGATTGGTGAGTCCCCAGTAGGTAACCAGCAGTATCTTCATGCATCCCTCTCCCCGGCTATAGATTCATATAAGTTCAGGAGCGGACTGCCCCTTCTAGTCAGAACAGTATATGAACGGTATAGGCCGGATGAAATGGACAAATGTCCGTCCGGTATATTTTTCGAAATAACTTTTAATCAGGAATCATCTTTTCGGGTATAATCGGTATAAATCCTGAAAGGAATCTTCTGTCATGTCCAAAGCAAGGGTATTTGACCTATCCCTGTTCTTCGCCTCCCTGGCTATAGCCTTCATTCCTGCACATGCTGTAGTCCTGGATGGTACATATATGAAAGCGCTGCTGCTCTACACGATATTTTCCAGCATTTATTTCCAGTTGCGCATTGTGACCCGGAGCGGGAACTCCACGATTGATTATGCAATCAGCTATACGTCCTCATTCGGGATTTTTGCCGGCCCGCTGGGGACATTGATATTCGAGACGGTGTACCGGTCGATTGTATATATCTATAAAAAGAAAACAAAAACCGCCGATCCCGGTGAATTCCTCGACACCTTCTACAATATCGGCTCCTTCACACTGGGCGGGTCTGCGGCGTATTATTTGTACACGCTGCTCAAGCCTCTGGCGGACAAGCTTCCCTTCGGATACTGGGTGCTGTTTCTTCTGGTGGTCTGTGTCACTACGCTGCTGTCGTCCGCGTTCCTGGTGATCACCTTCGCGCTGTCGGGAGACATCAAGACCCGCCGCGAAGCGGAGAATCTGCTGTTCCGCAGCCGGAATCTGCTGGACTTCAGCAAGGTCGCACTGACCAACGCCCTGCTGCTGCGGCTGCTGCAGATGGAGAAATGGGAGATGCTGATTGCGCTGTTCCTGCTCAACTACATTGTCAGCCTCTCGTTCTATTCCAAGTCGCAGAGTGCCCAGCACAAATATGAACGCGACAAGTTCGAGCAGATGGCCTACCGCGACTTCCTCACCGGAACCTACAACCGGGCGCACATGGACAAGATGATGAACGAGCTGAACCAGAGCGGGGAATATATCGGCATTGTTGTGGCAGACATTGACCGCTTCAAAAAAATCAACGACTCCTACAACCACGCCGTCGGCGACCGGGTCATTGTCCATTTCGCCGATACGCTGGAGCGCCACCTTCAGCCGGAGGACATTCTGTTCCGCAGCGGCGGGGAGGAGTTCACCCTGTTCCTGAGGAACAAGACCTTCGAGGAATGCAGGGCGCAGATTGAGGAGATTCTGGACAGCCTGCACGGCAATAGCGTAAGTGCCGAATTCGAGGAGCAGACGATCTCTGTACCGTATTCGGCTTCCTTCGGGCTCTATTATTACAAGGCGGACCCCGGACACAAGACCTCTATGGAGAAAGGTTATGTCTACGCCGACCAGCTCCTGCTGGAATCCAAGAAGCTGGGCCGCAACCGCCTTTCGTACCGCAATGACCTGGGAGCTTAATCATCTGCACATCAAAAAGAGCCGCTCCTCCGCGATATGGAAGAACGGCCCTTCGGGTGTGCATCCCGCTTATAAATCAGCTGCCTTAAAGGTATCTCCGCCGGCAATCGTGCCGGATTCATAGCCTTTGTAGAACCAGCGCTTGCGCTGCTCGGACGTTCCGTGCGTGAAGCTGTCCGGCACCACATACCCCTGCGCCCGCTTCTGGATCGTATCATCCCCGACGGCGCTCGCCGCAGTCAGCGCCTCATCCAGGTCTCCCTCCTCCAGCAGATTCTGGCCCTGAACATGATGCGCCCACACTCCGGCATAATAATCGGCCTGCAGCTCGAAGCGGACCTGATATTTGTTGAATTCCGTCTCGCTGAGGCGCTGGCGCAGCGAATTCAGCTGCTCGGAAGCACCCAGCAGAGTCTGCACATGATGGCCCACTTCGTGGGCGATCACGTACGCCATAGCGAAATCTCCCGGTGCCTGGAACTGCTGCTGCAGCTCGTCATAGAAGCTGAGATCAATATACAGCTTGGCATCTCCCGGACAATAGAACGGCCCGACCGCCGAGCTGGCGGTGCCGCAGGCCGAATTCACACTCCCGCTATACAGCACCAGCGTCGGGTCCTGATAAGTCATCCCCTGCTCCCGGAAAATCTCCGACCAGACATCCTCCGTATCAGCCAGGACGACAGATACGAATTCAGACAGCTCCTTCTCCTGCGCGGTCTGCTCATACGGAGCGCTTGAGTTCGTAGCGGGGCCCGTTGAGATCAGATTCCCCATAATATCCCCGATATTCCCGCCGCTCAGCAGCGTAACAATTACGATAACCACGATCCCGGTGAGTCCGCCGCCGACCAGCTTGCCGCCGCCCATGCCTCCGCCTCCGCGGCCTCTGCGGTCCTCCACATTTGAACTGCCTCTTCTGCCCTGCCACTTCATAGTCTAACCCCCAGTTATCGATTGCGATGGCTTCCTGTATTATAACTTAATACTGTTATACCCATAATCCCGGGGGTTCCACTCTCTCCATACGGATAAGAGGATAAGATAAAGACCCCTTCACAGCCGCAGCCGCTTAGGGGTCTTGTCATTGGAAACTGAAATGGGGGAATTACTTGGCTGCTTTGGCTGCGTCAAGAATAGCCTTCAGGTAGCCCTGGGTGTCCACCAGCGTTGCACCGCTGACCGCATCAACCACTTGCTCTTTGGTCTTCTTAGTCAGAGTAGCTTCCAGAGATTTGATCGTTTTGCCGGTTGCGAATTTCTCGATAGCAGCCATGTTCTTGTCATAGGATACAGTCGATTTGGCTTCTTCCTTCATGTGCTCGCTGTAATATTTGGCATTAGCCTTCTTGGAGGCCAGCACCATGCTCGGATCCTTGTAGTTCTGACCGAAGTCCTTATCGGAGTTAGGCACGCCCTTGGCCACATCGGTGCTCAGGAACTGATAATCATCCAGCGAAGCAGCGACAATCACGCCATTCTGTACCACTGCCACAGCTACGGTGAAGCATTTGGTGCCATGGGCAGCCGCTTCCACCCGGCCTACCTTGAGCGGTGCGCTTGCTGCCGAAGTAACGTTGTTCAGGACACCGCTGCTGCCTACTCCGACAATGGCCAAAGAGATACCGGCTGCGAACAATAACTTTGTAACTTTTTTCACAATAATTCCCCCAGTGATTGTTATGAAATTCGCTTACATACTATATTTATCAAGTTATTGGACAGGCGTCAGTTACAAATGTTACTCGGAAAATGAAAATAATTGGCAGAAAAAGAAAAGCCAAGCCTATCCTCCGATATTAGAGGGTTATGGCTTGGCTTATCATCAAACTTATAGCCTGTACAACTGGTCTCCGCTGCTGATTCGTTCACGCAAGAGAAGCATATCCTCAGGCCAGAGGTCAGCTACCTCAACCGGCTTCCGGGTCCAGGGGTGGGCATACACCAGCTTCTCGCCATGCAGCGCCTGGCGTTCCGGGGTGCTGTCTGGAACACCGGCTGAACGCCAGCCGGGTCCGCCGTACAGTCGGTCCCCGAACAGCGGATGACCCGCATGGCTGAGATGCACACGGATCTGGTGTGTCCGGCCCGTCTCCAGCTCCAGCTTCACTACCGTCCCGCCGGGCAGCGCTTCGCGCCCTATGATTCGTGTCACAGCCTCCTGCCCGCCCGGAGATACCCGCCTGCGTGCTGCATTATGGCGGTCCCGCCCGACCGGCGCATCAATCACTGTCAACTCCGGCGGAACAGTGCCTGCCACAATCGCGGCATAGAGCCGGGATACGCCCTTGCCGCGCATCTCCTCATCCAGCACCAGCTGGGCATAGTCGTTCTTCGCATACAGCACAGGCCCGGTGGTGTCCTTGTCCAGCCGGTGAATATGGCGGACAGCGATTCCTCCGCCCGAAGCGGCATAGTGCGCTGCCACAAGATGATCCAGCGTGACCGCTGTACTGCTGCCGTCGGGGTGAACCGCCATACCGGCGGGCTTGTGGACGACCAGGCAGAAGTCATCCTCGAACAGCACCTCCATGCCCGTCTCCTGCCATACAGGCTCAATCCCTGCTTCCTTGCCCGGGAACAGGGCCAGCCGCAGCCGGTCGCCCCTCCACTGGATGCCGCCCCCGCGGAGCAGCCGGGCGTGCAGCTTCGCGGGCATTCCGGCGGTGCCGAGCAGCCAGGCATCAATAGCGGCCTGCTTGTCAGCCGCCCCCGTAATGACCCGGCCCGGCATCACCTCCAGCCATTCCCCGCGCCGGGTCCACTTGCCGCCTCCGGCGAAGGGGCCGCTGGCGGCATCCCTTCCGTCTTGGCCCGCGCCGCCGCCTTGCTGGCCGGACAGCTCCTCCGGTCCGGCCGTCATAGCGATTTCAAGGCCTGGTAGTGGGCCTCAATCGTATCATCAATATCCTGCTCGCTGTGTGCGGCGGATACGAACATTCCCTCGAACTGGGAAGGCGGGATGCTGATGCCCTGATCCAGCATTTTGCCGAAGTAGCGGTTGAAATGGTCCAGATTACTGGTCTTGGCTGTATCGAAATTAATCACCGGCTCACTGGTGAAGAACGGGCACACCATCGAGCCGACACGGTTAATTGTCAGCGGGACGCCTGTCTCCTGCGCATTGCGCTGCAGGCCGGCCGCCAGTCTCGCGCCAAGCGCCTCCAGACGGGTGTACACCTCAGGAGTCAGCAGCGACAGCGTGCTGTAGCCCGCGGCCATCGCCAGCGGATTGCCGCTGAGCGTGCCTGCCTGATAGATCGGACCGGACGGGGCGATCTGGGCCATAATTTCTTTTTTGCCGCCATATGCCCCTACAGGCAGACCGCCGCCGATCACCTTGCCGAAGCAGGTCAGATCCGGGTCCATCCCGAACAAGCCTTGCGCGCAGCCCCGGTCGACCCGGAAGCCGGTCATCACCTCGTCAAAAATCAGCAGTGCCCCGTACCCCGTAGTCACCTTGCGCAGCCCCTCCAGGAAGCCCGGCAGCGGCGGCACCACGCCCATATTCCCGGCGATAGGCTCAACGATCACAGCAGCGATCTCGTTGCCGTAACGCTCAAACGCGATTTTGACCCCTTCCAGGTCATTGTAAGGCACCGTAATGGTGTTGACCGCAACACCTTCCGGCACGCCCGGGCTGTCCGGCAGCCCCAGGGTCGCCACCCCGGAACCGGCCTTGATCAGCAGACTGTCGGCGTGGCCGTGGTAGGAGCCTTCGAACTTGAGGATTTTGCTGCGGCCGGTATAGCCGCGGGCCAGACGGATCGCGCTCATCGTAGCTTCTGTTCCCGAGTTCACCATCCGTACAATATCCACCGAGGCTACGCGCTCTACCACGGCTTTGGCCATTTCTGTCTCCATCAGGGTAGGCGCGCCGAAGCTCGTCCCCTTCACAGCAGCCTCCTGCAGCGCCTTCACCACCTCAGGATGGGCATGTCCCATAATGAGCGGTCCCCACGAACACACATAGTCAATGAAGCTGTTGCCGTCGATATCGTAGATTCGCGAGCCCTCGCCGCGCTCCACATACACCGGAGTTAATCCTACGGATTTGAACGCCCGGACCGGACTGTTCACTCCGCCGGGAATATATTGCTTGGCTTCTTCAAAAGCGGTCCGGGAAGCCTCCTCCCGGCGTCTTAGCGGCGTATTGCCCATACTTGTCCCCTCCTGCTCCTAGCCGCGCAGCCAGCGGGCTGCGTCCTTGGCGAAATAGGTAATAATTACATCGGCACCGGCGCGCTTCATGCCGGTCAGCATCTCCAGCACAACCGCCTGCTCATCGATCCAGCCCTGCTGTGCCGCCGCCTTGACCATCGAATATTCACCGCTGACGTTGTAAGCTACGAGCGGCAGATCGAACTGGTCACGGATGGTGCGGATCACATCGAGGTAGGCCAGCGCAGGCTTCACCATCAGCATGTCCGCGCCTTCCAGCACATCGGAATCCGCTTCGCGGATGGCTTCCCGCAGGTTGGCCGGGTCCATCTGGTATGTTTTGCGGTTGCCGAACTGCGGGGCGGAATCCGCCGCTTCCCGGAACGGGCCGTAGAACGCGGAGGCGTATTTCACGGAATACGACATGATCGGCACATGCTCGAAGCCGTTCTCGTCGAGTCCGGCGCGGATTGCCTGCACAAAGCCGTCCATCATATTGGATGGGGCAATAATATCCGCTCCTGCCCGGGCCTGTGACACCGCTGTGCGGGTAAGCAATTCCAGCGATGCATCGTTGATAACATCACCGTGCACTACACCATTAACCGTATGGGTATGCACCATACCGCAGTGGCCGTGGTCGGTGAACTCGCACAGGCAGGTGTCGGCGACGACCAGCAGGTCGGGATGCCACTTTTTGATCAGGCGCGTGGCTTCCTGCACAATTCCGTCATCTGCGAAGCCGGAGGAGCCGACCGCATCCTTCGTCTCGGGAATGCCGAACAGCAGTACCGCCGGAATGCCCAGCGACGCAATCTCGTCCACCTCGGCCTTCAGGGTGTCCAGCGAGAAATGATACACGCCGGGCATGGAGCTGATCTCATTCTTCACACCGGTTCCATAGGTTACAAAGATCGGCTGGATGAAATCCAGCACATTCAGCACCGTCTCGCGCACCATGCCGCGAATCCCGGCCGAACCGCGCAAGCGGCGGTGTCTGGTAATTGGAAAGCTCATGATCTGTAAACCTCCTGTTTAGTAAATAAATACACACATCATCAAGTCCGCTGCAAATCCGGTCATAGAGCAGAGCAAATGGCTCTACCCGCCAGCGGACCGATTCTCTAATGGAGCCTGGTGGTTTCGTTCCAGCGGCAAAGCTCCTGCACCAGCCCCTCGATGGTTGCCTCATCCGGGAGCAGGCCCGGGGTGAGTCCGGCTTCCACAGCCGTCTGCTCCGTGACCGGCCCGATGCAGGCAATCTTGACGCCCGCCAGCAGCGCAAGCGGATCTTCCAGCCCCATCCGCTTCAGGATGCCGAGAAAATTGCGCACCGTGGATGAGCTGGTGAAGGTCACGGCATGAATCCGCTTCTCTTCCAGCAGCTTCACCAGCTCTATATCATCCTCGCCGGTAATGACCGTCTCATACGTATCCACCTCGGTCACCTCCAGCCCCAGATCCCTCAGCTTCGCAGGCAGCCAGTCGCGGGCCAGATCGCCGCGCGGCAGCAGCACCTTCTGC
This region of Paenibacillus sp. FSL K6-1096 genomic DNA includes:
- a CDS encoding neutral zinc metallopeptidase, with product MKWQGRRGSSNVEDRRGRGGGGMGGGKLVGGGLTGIVVIVIVTLLSGGNIGDIMGNLISTGPATNSSAPYEQTAQEKELSEFVSVVLADTEDVWSEIFREQGMTYQDPTLVLYSGSVNSACGTASSAVGPFYCPGDAKLYIDLSFYDELQQQFQAPGDFAMAYVIAHEVGHHVQTLLGASEQLNSLRQRLSETEFNKYQVRFELQADYYAGVWAHHVQGQNLLEEGDLDEALTAASAVGDDTIQKRAQGYVVPDSFTHGTSEQRKRWFYKGYESGTIAGGDTFKAADL
- a CDS encoding LysM peptidoglycan-binding domain-containing protein, which encodes MFDQSHGLRFDIYERIHLSEELPGIAELEEVELVPDIQVIQREDRAELHGQLLLTGLYRGEDDRTQRLEHAIPVEITVPLTRVSSLDDIGVEIENFDIDLLTMRTVNITGVLSLRGIGSADAQPAWQQEEYTVAYSPEAQDLKAKAGDRAGSSETDSLYENSLWTYGEGVAENSAEEQPEAEAVEAADAAANPLFPETAVYTQPAALVTAQPKDKEPKARTHSLDAAPQAAQNTSKPAAAAQKDSPSDHTGGSAGQSAASPVDHWSHANLHAVPDAEPVLNNAASDAAALLAGKEGGEEIEAADNDVFLSSEALPPQEEKQDLKVALGSKKDPGAAGQEPLTFSSLLSSSRVNREQENLQADEAASQAAAEAPEVGNDTEWKSRFIGGLGGSEMFRKVRLCIVQREETLDTIAEKYQLSTRELSMYNRLSGQVVEEGQVLYIP
- the hemL gene encoding glutamate-1-semialdehyde 2,1-aminomutase — encoded protein: MGNTPLRRREEASRTAFEEAKQYIPGGVNSPVRAFKSVGLTPVYVERGEGSRIYDIDGNSFIDYVCSWGPLIMGHAHPEVVKALQEAAVKGTSFGAPTLMETEMAKAVVERVASVDIVRMVNSGTEATMSAIRLARGYTGRSKILKFEGSYHGHADSLLIKAGSGVATLGLPDSPGVPEGVAVNTITVPYNDLEGVKIAFERYGNEIAAVIVEPIAGNMGVVPPLPGFLEGLRKVTTGYGALLIFDEVMTGFRVDRGCAQGLFGMDPDLTCFGKVIGGGLPVGAYGGKKEIMAQIAPSGPIYQAGTLSGNPLAMAAGYSTLSLLTPEVYTRLEALGARLAAGLQRNAQETGVPLTINRVGSMVCPFFTSEPVINFDTAKTSNLDHFNRYFGKMLDQGISIPPSQFEGMFVSAAHSEQDIDDTIEAHYQALKSL
- the hemB gene encoding porphobilinogen synthase; its protein translation is MSFPITRHRRLRGSAGIRGMVRETVLNVLDFIQPIFVTYGTGVKNEISSMPGVYHFSLDTLKAEVDEIASLGIPAVLLFGIPETKDAVGSSGFADDGIVQEATRLIKKWHPDLLVVADTCLCEFTDHGHCGMVHTHTVNGVVHGDVINDASLELLTRTAVSQARAGADIIAPSNMMDGFVQAIRAGLDENGFEHVPIMSYSVKYASAFYGPFREAADSAPQFGNRKTYQMDPANLREAIREADSDVLEGADMLMVKPALAYLDVIRTIRDQFDLPLVAYNVSGEYSMVKAAAQQGWIDEQAVVLEMLTGMKRAGADVIITYFAKDAARWLRG
- a CDS encoding RluA family pseudouridine synthase; this translates as MPGRVITGAADKQAAIDAWLLGTAGMPAKLHARLLRGGGIQWRGDRLRLALFPGKEAGIEPVWQETGMEVLFEDDFCLVVHKPAGMAVHPDGSSTAVTLDHLVAAHYAASGGGIAVRHIHRLDKDTTGPVLYAKNDYAQLVLDEEMRGKGVSRLYAAIVAGTVPPELTVIDAPVGRDRHNAARRRVSPGGQEAVTRIIGREALPGGTVVKLELETGRTHQIRVHLSHAGHPLFGDRLYGGPGWRSAGVPDSTPERQALHGEKLVYAHPWTRKPVEVADLWPEDMLLLRERISSGDQLYRL
- a CDS encoding GGDEF domain-containing protein; this translates as MSKARVFDLSLFFASLAIAFIPAHAVVLDGTYMKALLLYTIFSSIYFQLRIVTRSGNSTIDYAISYTSSFGIFAGPLGTLIFETVYRSIVYIYKKKTKTADPGEFLDTFYNIGSFTLGGSAAYYLYTLLKPLADKLPFGYWVLFLLVVCVTTLLSSAFLVITFALSGDIKTRREAENLLFRSRNLLDFSKVALTNALLLRLLQMEKWEMLIALFLLNYIVSLSFYSKSQSAQHKYERDKFEQMAYRDFLTGTYNRAHMDKMMNELNQSGEYIGIVVADIDRFKKINDSYNHAVGDRVIVHFADTLERHLQPEDILFRSGGEEFTLFLRNKTFEECRAQIEEILDSLHGNSVSAEFEEQTISVPYSASFGLYYYKADPGHKTSMEKGYVYADQLLLESKKLGRNRLSYRNDLGA
- a CDS encoding glycosyltransferase family 4 protein, whose product is MKILLVTYWGLTNLGGIWTYMKQLAEKLGAQGHSVTMMGSHVESNTLYLLDRTESFDKKAFYTLLLPHFDAIRFPSMHLEHGIFSFELGRYVFEGGAAVLGLEDYDVIHAQDPIASYALRRILRRPVPLVTSVHGALSLETFYEYRGLEPGLTREAYEQRPIWRYFRRIETLGARSADQILVSSQWIGQLTRELGVSPGRIHTLPYGVNLEEYVARAAEPAPLKFQDGIPVIMYAGRLEYIKGVHVLIEALGMLHKRCQRWICAVAGMGSLLEELLEQTRRLGISEQVYFTGKLDNIPAALKAADIYVQPSLQDTQPFSVTEAQLAGIAPVVAGTSGMPEMVRQGETGWVVPPGDAAALARQLEQLLGDGELRQRTGRQARAWAVNNRSLDDMASGTLKVYQKAIEQQAGQQGIPDPVRFAGMPGGTGGPLPAAFHPADVLAGSGGALPLAELMRSRLPQHYSVPDARTALVPQE